One segment of Eschrichtius robustus isolate mEscRob2 chromosome 3, mEscRob2.pri, whole genome shotgun sequence DNA contains the following:
- the LOC137760782 gene encoding receptor-type tyrosine-protein phosphatase V-like yields MLDCNLPSIAPVPPSADRTLSGAVSSYAQSHPQDPGTGPQRLMPTSSEWTHQPIPAHSFRQGYEAKSARAHQAFFQAFEELREVGEEQPRLEAEHPADTAENRYPHVLPYDHSRVRLTPLDGEPHSDYVNASVIPGYTRPQGFITTQGPLKKTLEDFWRLVREQQVRVVVMLTVGMQNGRVMLCEHYWPADSTPVTHGHITVHLLAEEPEGEWTTRDFQLQHAAQQPQRPVKQLQSTTRPDHGVPETPSSLLAFVDPVREQAWAAPGAGPILVHAGEAGGGAGVGRSGTFVALSRLLQQPEEEDTVDVFHMVCSLRLHRPLTIQTPQYIFLHGCLLSRILEGAPAPLSTPQPIRVRSFPRACSERVADGSAGFLGEHELPLQALKDQAGSAMPSPGHGQDSTASHGCCHERSPPAEDGPAVQMPEAWLFPVRPCPWAVEIWELVWEHGARVLVSLCLPDSREKEFWPTESQPVATDAETVH; encoded by the exons aTGTTGGACTGTAATCTACCCTCTATCGCtcctgttcctccttctgctgacCGCACCCTGAGCGGTGCCGTGAGCAGCTATGCCCAGAGCCATCCTCAGGACCCGGGGACGGGGCCTCAGAGACTCATGCCCACCTCCTCCGA GTGGACCCACCAGCCCATCCCTGCCCACAGCTTCCGACAGGGCTACGAGGCCAAGAGCGCCCGTGCCCACCAGGCTTTCTTTCAGGCGTTCGAG GAGCTGAGGGAGGTGGGCGAGGAGCAGCCTAGGCTGGAGGCCGAGCACCCTGCCGACACCGCCGAGAACCGCTACCCTCACGTGCTGCCCT ATGACCACTCCCGGGTCAGGCTGACCCCGCTGGACGGAGAGCCTCACTCCGATTACGTCAATGCCAGCGTCATCCCG GGCTACACCCGCCCGCAGGGGTTCATCACCACCCAGGGGCCTCTAAAGAAGACCCTGGAGGACTTCTGGCGGCTGGTGCGGGAGCAGCAGGTCCGGGTCGTCGTCATGCTGACCGTGGGCATGCAGAACGGGCGGGTGA TGCTATGTGAGCACTACTGGCCAGCCGACTCCACCCCTGTCACCCACGGTCACATCACCGTCCACCTCCTGGCCGAGGAGCCCGAGGGCGAGTGGACCACGCGGGACTTCCAGCTGCAGCAC GCTGCCCAGCAACCGCAGCGGCCAGTGAAGCAGCTGCAGTCCACCACCCGGCCAGACCACGGCGTCCCCGAGACCCCCAGCTCCCTGCTGGCCTTTGTGGACCCGGTTCGGGAGCAGGCGTGGGCCGCCCCAGGCGCAGGGCCCATCCTGGTGCATGCAGGCGAGGCAGGCGgcgg CGCAGGCGTGGGCCGCTCGGGCACCTTTGTGGCCCTGTCAAGGCTGCTGCAGCAGCCGGAGGAGGAGGATACAGTGGACGTGTTCCACATGGTGTGCTCGCTGCGCCTGCACCGGCCCCTCACGATCCAGACCCC ccAGTACATCTTCCTGCACGGCTGCCTCCTGAGCAGGATCCTGGAAGGGGCCCCAGCACCTCTGAGTAC GCCGCAGCCCATCCGCGTGAGGAGCTTCCCCCGGGCGTGCTCTGAGCGGGTGGCCGATGGCAGCGCTGGCTTCCTGGGGGAGCACGAG CTCCCGCTCCAGGCCCTCAAGGACCAGGCGGGCTCTGCGATGCCCTCTCCCGGCCATGGGCAGGACAGCACGGCCTCCC ACGGCTGTTGTCACGAGCGGTCCCCTCCGGCGGAGGACGGCCCTGCTGTACAGATGCCCGAAGCCTGGCTCTTCCCCGTGAGACCATGCCCTTGGGCCGTTG AAATCTGGGAGCTGGTGTGGGAGCACGGGGCTCGCGTGCTGGTCTCCCTGTGCCTGCCAGACTCCCGGGAGAAG GAGTTCTGGCCCACGGAGTCACAGCCCGTTGCCACGGACGCGGAGACCGTGCACTAG